In the Parasteatoda tepidariorum isolate YZ-2023 chromosome 3, CAS_Ptep_4.0, whole genome shotgun sequence genome, one interval contains:
- the LOC107452795 gene encoding mesotocin receptor-like, whose translation MATEVVMNNSEELWRNVHSFNSDTLESQSLEVASKVGLEYDVDTRKSLLSAMILFSLLGNFLVFWSFYPYRKRGIPKAKVMFLYLAIADCFVAFFTLGAQLLWEQDKKKYFVDNISCKCMKFMQTYSLSLSGYMLVTIALDRYNAIINALTRTGDVKWWIIFPWVISVIPASPCPFLFHTPDGTCVSIFYSEKHNIEAETLQFWRRVYITLVVIIVFGIPTILLLFGYIGIYYKLSKQSEVFTGIEQTSTSLPRAKKKTFTLAMVVTSVFLFTSIPYIVQEFYLAYKDPATIDANAYLIAWSGVISAFNSVLNPYIYLLFQYTDCCIGRSIRSVASIIRSRNFALHMPVSSYRKNMSVVSVSSKTSKVDMNTDSMSKTIETALICNSVQKDYETCV comes from the coding sequence ATGGCGACCGAAGTCGTGATGAATAACTCAGAAGAATTGTGGCGAAATGTGCACTCTTTTAATTCAGACACTTTAGAAAGCCAATCACTCGAAGTGGCCAGCAAAGTTGGATTGGAATATGATGTCGATACTCGTAAAAGTCTCCTGAGTGCCATGATACTTTTTTCCTTGCTTGGAAACTTCTTAGTTTTTTGGTCTTTCTATCCTTACCGCAAAAGAGGTATACCAAAAGCAAAGGTAATGTTTCTGTATTTAGCAATAGCAGACTGCTTTGTAGCTTTCTTCACACTAGGTGCTCAACTTTTGTGGGAACaagacaaaaagaaatattttgttgataacATTAGCTGCAAATGCATGAAATTCATGCAAACATACTCATTATCATTGTCCGGATACATGCTAGTCACGATAGCACTAGATCGTTACAATGCAATAATAAATGCTCTTACAAGGACAGGTGATGTTAAATGGTGGATAATATTTCCATGGGTGATTTCTGTAATCCCAGCAAGTCCATGTCCCTTTCTTTTCCATACCCCTGACGGCACGTGCGTGTCAATATTCTATTCCGAAAAACACAATATTGAAGCAGAAACTTTACAATTTTGGAGGCGTGTCTACATTACACTTGTGGTAATTATTGTTTTCGGCATCCCCactattttattactgtttggatatattggaatttattataaactaagCAAGCAATCAGAAGTATTTACTGGAATCGAACAAACCTCCACTTCTTTACCAAGAGCTAAGAAGAAAACTTTCACCTTGGCGATGGTAGTGACATCTGTGTTTCTTTTTACAAGCATACCTTATATTGTTCAAGAGTTTTACCTTGCTTATAAGGATCCAGCTACCATTGACGCAAATGCATATTTGATTGCATGGAGTGGGGTTATATCAGCTTTCAACAGTGTATTAAATCcgtatatttatttgcttttccaATACACTGATTGCTGTATTGGTAGATCAATTAGGTCTGTGGCGAGTATAATACGATCTAGAAACTTTGCTCTTCATATGCCAGTGTCTTCGTACAGGAAGAATATGTCTGTTGTGTCTGTGTCGTCCAAAACCTCGAAAGTCGATATGAATACTGATTCGATGTCAAAGACAATTGAAACTGCTTTAATTTGTAATAGCGTTCAAAAAGATTATGAGACATGTGTGTAA